The Thermodesulfobacteriota bacterium genome includes a window with the following:
- a CDS encoding tyrosine-type recombinase/integrase: MKGLRFHDLRHTAATRMAESGANIVAVKEILGHADIKTTMQYFHPGDSLTDAVEKLANFNSFGEPGGEQQGVES, from the coding sequence ATTAAGGGGCTTAGATTTCACGATCTGAGACATACGGCGGCTACCCGTATGGCCGAGAGCGGGGCTAACATCGTAGCGGTCAAGGAGATACTAGGCCATGCCGATATTAAAACCACTATGCAGTATTTTCATCCCGGAGACTCACTAACCGATGCAGTGGAAAAATTAGCAAATTTCAACTCATTTGGTGAACCCGGTGGTGAACAACAAGGGGTCGAGTCTTGA
- a CDS encoding zf-HC2 domain-containing protein yields MDCKSFDKVLVDFVEGELDRSETEAALNHLAACPYCSRDVEEYKEIKRILEDENPMKASPELLARISAAARGELAKERQSFWKKWFYSPILVPVLSSALALFIWVSYGQKSLDLFSSGRDIYPTEVVAKKLPAPEESFLSAGKEEVQKDSRPEQTEVLRRLSPASPPIFEKRVENQTSSPGSAPFMAKSSIEATKEEDEASQYDVPFSSESESESGIAKEGPGTNEESPRDDLLAGGSVQDERELRTTEGKSKKSDPASYQEYQYYALLNLALKQQNEGDCEQAIKTNEELLKTSPLPPGPVQAKAYLSLAECYEREGNWVEAISNYNNLQRVSPEQSTYAKNKIASILQKSYLPRSREASEPGSSEESQETR; encoded by the coding sequence ATGGATTGTAAGAGTTTCGACAAGGTTTTAGTAGATTTTGTGGAAGGAGAACTCGACCGCTCGGAGACGGAAGCAGCATTGAATCATCTTGCTGCATGTCCCTATTGTTCCCGGGATGTGGAAGAGTACAAGGAAATTAAACGAATACTGGAGGATGAAAATCCAATGAAAGCCTCCCCGGAGCTACTGGCCAGAATATCGGCAGCGGCCAGGGGAGAATTAGCCAAGGAGAGACAGTCTTTCTGGAAGAAATGGTTTTATTCACCCATCTTGGTTCCGGTTTTGAGCTCGGCATTAGCCCTTTTTATATGGGTTTCTTACGGACAAAAAAGTTTAGACCTGTTCTCTAGTGGAAGAGATATTTATCCCACTGAAGTTGTAGCGAAGAAACTGCCAGCGCCGGAAGAATCGTTTTTATCTGCCGGTAAAGAGGAAGTGCAAAAAGACTCTCGACCCGAGCAAACTGAGGTATTGCGAAGGTTATCACCTGCTTCTCCGCCGATTTTCGAGAAGAGAGTAGAAAATCAGACATCTTCACCGGGATCAGCTCCATTCATGGCTAAGTCCTCCATCGAGGCCACGAAGGAAGAAGATGAGGCTTCTCAGTATGACGTTCCATTCTCTAGTGAGTCTGAATCTGAGAGTGGAATTGCGAAAGAAGGACCTGGAACCAATGAGGAGTCGCCGAGGGATGATCTGCTGGCAGGGGGAAGCGTTCAGGACGAGCGGGAATTAAGAACAACTGAGGGAAAAAGTAAAAAATCTGACCCGGCCTCTTACCAGGAATATCAATACTACGCTCTATTAAACCTGGCGTTGAAACAGCAGAATGAGGGTGATTGTGAACAGGCTATAAAAACTAATGAAGAGCTTCTGAAAACATCTCCGTTACCTCCCGGCCCGGTACAGGCTAAGGCTTATCTTTCCCTGGCCGAGTGCTACGAGAGAGAGGGCAATTGGGTTGAGGCTATCAGCAACTATAATAATCTCCAGAGGGTTTCTCCGGAGCAGTCTACATACGCTAAGAATAAGATAGCGAGCATACTGCAGAAAAGTTATCTTCCTAGGTCGAGAGAAGCTTCCGAGCCCGGGTCCAGTGAAGAAAGTCAGGAGACGAGGTGA